Genomic DNA from Ruminococcus sp. OA3:
GGAGCCAACGGTGCCCCCGATTGATACACCGCAGGTCGATCCAACAATCACCCCTCCTGCAGGCACGACCAATGAGCCGACACAGGCACCTCCAGAGAGAGCAGGTAAGGATCCGGCGGAGACAGCGGCAACGACTATTAAGAGACCAGGGCTCACAAGACCGGCAGAGGTTTCGGCAAAAAAGGACAGAACATCTTCTGCGGCAAATGCAAAAACGGCAGATGAGACACCGGTTACGGGTATGGTACTGGCAATGGGGCTTTCGGTTCTTGCGGGGGCTGTGGCCGCGGTCAGACGAAAGAAGGATAGAAAATAGTTTTATATAAAAGGACTGAGGCTGTATGCCCCGGTCCTTTTATATATCCTGCCGGACACGGAATTCATATAAGCAATAAACTTAAAGTAATTCCCTTCAAATCTGGTATAGTGATAGTAATATGGGGTGAGTGCATCCTGAAGGAGGCAAAAGCTATGGGAATGAAGGTTATTATTGTGGACGATGAAAAGAAGATCTGTCAGTTGATTCAGTTTCTGGTGGATTGGGAGAAAATGGGCCTCGAAGTCGCGGGTGTGGCTTATAACGGTATAGACGCCCTGCGTCTGGTTGAGGAACTGGAACCGGCGATCATCATTACAGACATCAAGATGCCGGGATGTGACGGGCTGGAACTGATACAGCAGGTCCAGCACCGAAAACCCAATATACATTTTATCATAATCAGCGGTTATCAGGACTTTGAGTATGCGAGAAAAGCTATCCGGTACGGTGTCCGTGATTATCTCTCCAAACCGATACAGAAAGATGAGCTGGAGGAGACGCTGCAGCGGGTGGCTGCGGAGAGGCTCGAGAATCAGGAACACGAACAAAATGTCAACATATTGAGAAGCAAGGTGCAGCAGCAGTCAACGCAGATAAAGCAGACTTTGCTGAAAAATCTGGTAAACCAGGAGCAGGATGATCTGCAGTGCCAGGATCTGGAGGCGATCAACAACCGCTATCACTGTGATTTTCAGCAGGGGTGTTTCCGGGTACTGCTGGTAAAACCGGATTTTGAGGAGACAGAAGAATATGAACTGATCTACCGTCAGATTACGAGAAAGATCAGTGAGATCAGCAGGAAAGAGTTTAAGGAGGAGTGTTTTGACATCATCACATATGAACATGATCTGGGAACCTATGTCCTGCTGAACTATCCGACAGAGGGGATTCAGGAATTCCGCTGGCAGCTGAAACATATCCGTGTCAACACGGCAAACCTCCATGAGATCTTCCAGGAAATCCATGTGACGGTCGGCATTGGGCGGCAGGTTGAAGATTTCCGTCAGATCGGACAGTCATTGACGGATGCGAAAAGTGCTATTTTGAACCGCATTTGCCTCGGGATCGACAAAATTATCGGGGTGGATGAAGAGTCAGAGGCAAAGGTTTTCGATCCGTATACGGCTGCGGATACCGATTTTAAGAGCTGCTTCCTGGAAATGGTCGATATGTACGACCTGGACGGAATTGCCCGGCAGCTGGAAGTATTGGGTGAAATCTGCAAAAGCAGGCAGGAATGTGATGGTAATTCAATCTACCTGGCACTCAGGGAGCTGTTCGGTCTTGTTGTGCTGCAGTTAAAAAAGAATAAGATTTCGGGCAGCGAGGAGTGGATGCCGGAAGAGTTTCAGAATGTGTTCTATCACTGCACGTCGGTAAATGAAGTATTCCAACGATTCCTCGGGCTGATTCAGAGGATCATTGAAAAAGAGATTGAAGAGAATCGTATGGTCGAGATTAAACCCATCAAACTTGTGAAGTCTTATATCCAGAATCATTATGCACAGCCGATCAAACTGGAGGAAATGAGTGAGATGGCAGGGTTCAATTCAGCATATTTTTCTACCATGTTTAAAAAAGAGACCGGACAGACATTGACGGAATATATACTTCAGGTGCGCATGGATAAGGCGAAAGAACTGCTGAAAAATAAAGAGATAAAGATCAATGATATCCCGGAACTTATCGGAGTCGGTGATGCCAAATATTTTTCGAAGCAGTTTAAGAAAGTCAGCGGACTGACACCATCGCAGTACCGCAGGTTTTTCGGTTAGGAGGCGGCCATGAAGAAGACGGAGTTCTGGTATAAAAAACTGAAGTTCTGGATACGGGGCATGTACATTGGGATGGTGATACTTCTGGTGCTTCTGCTGCTGGCTGCAGCCAACAAGATTGCCTTCTCGGAAAGCCTGGAGGTCGTGTTTGCAGTAACGGCCGGTCTGGCGATCGCCGGATCTTATGCCGCCGGAAAATTATACATTCTGGGTCCAATGAAAAATCTGAGTCAGGCGTTTGAGCTGTTCAATCACGGATATATCTATGACGAGGTGTTTCACAATAATTTTACCATGGATGAAGAGATGAAAAAGGCTCTGGAGAAATTTGCTGTTATGATTGACCGGAACCATGCCGTCAACATGGCGGAAAAGCAGGTAGAATATCTTGCACTGCAGAATCAGATCAATCCGCATTTTCTGTACAATACCCTGGAATCCATACGGGCGGAGGCACTGCTGGCAGGACAGACATCGATCGCCGGCATGTCGGAGGCTCTTGCCAAATTTTTCCGCTACACCATTACCAATAAGGAAAATATCGTGACACTGGCTGATGAGCTGGACAGTGTGAAGAATTATTTTCTGATACAGAAATACCGGTTTGAAGAGCGCATTAATCTGGAAATACACTGTGACGATGAAGAACTGCTGTTTCAGTGCAGAATTCTGAAACTGACACTGCAGCCGCTTGTGGAAAATGCGATTCAGCATGGACTGGAAGCAACGATTGGGGAGGGGACGATAGAGATTGACATTGAGCGGACAAGTACCAGGGTATTCATTTCTGTGCGTGACTACGGCGTTGGAATGGATGAGGAGAAGATCATCGAATTGAACCGTATGTTTCAGGAACCGGATAAGCAGATCACGGCGGCGTTTTCAAAGAAAAAATCGGGAATCGCGCTGCGCAATGTGAATGCCCGGATCAAACTTCTTTTCGGAACGCAGTACGGGCTGCATGTGATGGGGTCCACATATTCCGGTACGGAGATCAGGATCACGCTTCCGTATCTGGATGAAGAGACTGCAAAAAAATATATGAAAAAAATAGAG
This window encodes:
- a CDS encoding histidine kinase; amino-acid sequence: MKKTEFWYKKLKFWIRGMYIGMVILLVLLLLAAANKIAFSESLEVVFAVTAGLAIAGSYAAGKLYILGPMKNLSQAFELFNHGYIYDEVFHNNFTMDEEMKKALEKFAVMIDRNHAVNMAEKQVEYLALQNQINPHFLYNTLESIRAEALLAGQTSIAGMSEALAKFFRYTITNKENIVTLADELDSVKNYFLIQKYRFEERINLEIHCDDEELLFQCRILKLTLQPLVENAIQHGLEATIGEGTIEIDIERTSTRVFISVRDYGVGMDEEKIIELNRMFQEPDKQITAAFSKKKSGIALRNVNARIKLLFGTQYGLHVMGSTYSGTEIRITLPYLDEETAKKYMKKIETNQEEGVQ
- a CDS encoding response regulator, coding for MGMKVIIVDDEKKICQLIQFLVDWEKMGLEVAGVAYNGIDALRLVEELEPAIIITDIKMPGCDGLELIQQVQHRKPNIHFIIISGYQDFEYARKAIRYGVRDYLSKPIQKDELEETLQRVAAERLENQEHEQNVNILRSKVQQQSTQIKQTLLKNLVNQEQDDLQCQDLEAINNRYHCDFQQGCFRVLLVKPDFEETEEYELIYRQITRKISEISRKEFKEECFDIITYEHDLGTYVLLNYPTEGIQEFRWQLKHIRVNTANLHEIFQEIHVTVGIGRQVEDFRQIGQSLTDAKSAILNRICLGIDKIIGVDEESEAKVFDPYTAADTDFKSCFLEMVDMYDLDGIARQLEVLGEICKSRQECDGNSIYLALRELFGLVVLQLKKNKISGSEEWMPEEFQNVFYHCTSVNEVFQRFLGLIQRIIEKEIEENRMVEIKPIKLVKSYIQNHYAQPIKLEEMSEMAGFNSAYFSTMFKKETGQTLTEYILQVRMDKAKELLKNKEIKINDIPELIGVGDAKYFSKQFKKVSGLTPSQYRRFFG